Proteins encoded within one genomic window of Aurantiacibacter spongiae:
- a CDS encoding flavodoxin family protein, producing MSPALLIVWYSRTGGSRQLAEAARAAAAKAAQDAGDLAIRCLPAQEARAEDLLRADGYIFACPENLAAIAGVMKAFFDRTYYEVLGQIEGRPYAAMICAGSDGANAKQQLERICTGWRLKRVADTIIVNVAAQTREEILADKTIAEAELSRAREIGATLAAGLAMGVF from the coding sequence ATGAGCCCCGCCCTCCTCATCGTCTGGTATTCGCGCACCGGCGGCAGTCGCCAGCTGGCCGAGGCGGCGCGCGCGGCGGCGGCGAAGGCGGCGCAGGACGCCGGCGACCTCGCCATTCGCTGCCTGCCGGCGCAGGAGGCGCGGGCCGAAGACCTGCTGAGGGCGGACGGATACATCTTCGCCTGTCCCGAGAACCTTGCCGCCATAGCGGGCGTGATGAAAGCGTTTTTCGATCGCACCTATTACGAGGTGCTGGGGCAGATCGAGGGCCGCCCCTACGCCGCGATGATCTGCGCCGGATCGGACGGCGCGAACGCGAAGCAGCAACTCGAACGCATCTGCACCGGCTGGCGCCTGAAGCGGGTGGCGGACACGATCATCGTCAACGTCGCGGCGCAGACGAGGGAAGAGATACTGGCGGACAAGACGATTGCGGAAGCGGAACTGTCGCGGGCGCGAGAGATCGGCGCGACGCTGGCGGCGGGACTGGCGATGGGGGTGTTTTGA
- a CDS encoding AbgT family transporter — translation MAAQAGATSAAGGVPEQTGFLGWVERTGNRLPDPVFLFLWFILALVLISVIAAASGWSAAHPVEIDPATGAHRVIAVESLLSAANIRRLLTEVPETFTHFPPLGYVLTVMLGAGVAERSGLFATAMQASMARVPRPLLTPAVALVSMLGNHAADAAFVVLIPLAGIIYHAAGRHPLTGIVASFAGVSGGFSANLLPGQLDALLLGITEASVRTVFAGWTANIAGNWYFIAAMTVCYMPVIWYVTDRIVEPKLGPYSPAAAPADAADALTDDTAPEPPADRQRRGLRRAGLAVLALVAVWAALTLLPGAPLIDAAAPPEGRLTPFYRSLLPFFLLVFLLPGWAYGKAAGTIADHRDLVEMMAGAMKDMAYYMVLVFVAAHFVVMFGWSNMGIVLAVDGADALRASGLPAWAMLAAVLIFGALLNIVIGSASAKWAVLGPVVVPMLMLLGISPEMTTAAYRVGDSATNIVTPLLPYFPLVLVFCQRWVKDYGLGSLTATMLPYCAGILVAGMALTVGWVVLDLLPGPGASVFAEVPAAANGG, via the coding sequence ATGGCGGCACAAGCAGGGGCGACATCGGCGGCTGGCGGCGTTCCGGAACAGACCGGCTTTCTCGGCTGGGTGGAGCGGACCGGCAACCGCCTGCCCGACCCTGTCTTCCTGTTCCTCTGGTTCATCCTCGCCCTCGTCCTGATCAGCGTGATCGCCGCGGCGAGCGGCTGGTCCGCAGCGCATCCGGTGGAGATCGACCCCGCAACCGGCGCCCACCGGGTGATCGCGGTGGAAAGCCTGCTAAGCGCCGCGAACATCCGCCGCCTGCTGACCGAGGTGCCCGAGACCTTCACCCATTTCCCGCCGCTGGGCTACGTCCTTACCGTGATGCTCGGCGCGGGCGTGGCGGAGCGTTCCGGCCTGTTCGCCACCGCCATGCAGGCGAGCATGGCGCGCGTGCCCCGCCCGCTGCTGACGCCGGCGGTGGCGCTCGTCTCGATGCTGGGCAATCACGCCGCCGATGCCGCCTTCGTGGTGCTGATCCCGCTGGCGGGAATCATCTACCACGCCGCCGGGCGCCATCCGCTGACAGGTATCGTGGCGAGCTTCGCCGGCGTGTCGGGCGGCTTTTCCGCCAACCTCCTGCCCGGGCAGCTCGACGCGCTGCTGCTGGGCATCACCGAGGCGAGCGTCAGGACCGTGTTCGCCGGCTGGACCGCCAACATCGCCGGAAACTGGTATTTCATCGCCGCGATGACCGTCTGCTACATGCCGGTGATCTGGTACGTGACCGACCGCATCGTGGAGCCGAAGCTGGGCCCATACTCGCCCGCCGCCGCGCCCGCCGACGCCGCCGATGCCCTCACCGACGATACGGCGCCCGAACCGCCGGCGGACCGCCAGCGCCGGGGGCTGCGCCGCGCCGGCCTGGCCGTGCTGGCGCTCGTGGCGGTGTGGGCCGCGCTGACCCTGCTCCCCGGTGCGCCGCTGATCGATGCCGCGGCCCCGCCGGAGGGGCGGCTGACCCCCTTCTACCGGAGCCTGCTGCCGTTCTTCCTGCTCGTCTTCCTGCTGCCCGGATGGGCCTACGGCAAGGCGGCGGGCACCATCGCCGATCACCGCGACCTGGTGGAGATGATGGCGGGAGCGATGAAGGACATGGCCTATTACATGGTACTGGTCTTCGTCGCCGCGCATTTCGTGGTGATGTTCGGCTGGTCCAACATGGGGATCGTGCTGGCGGTGGACGGGGCGGACGCGCTGCGCGCCAGCGGCCTGCCCGCCTGGGCGATGCTGGCAGCCGTGCTCATATTCGGCGCGTTGCTCAACATCGTCATCGGTTCGGCGAGCGCCAAGTGGGCGGTGCTGGGGCCGGTCGTGGTGCCGATGCTGATGCTGCTGGGCATCTCGCCGGAAATGACCACCGCGGCCTATCGCGTGGGCGACAGCGCGACCAACATCGTCACGCCGCTCCTGCCCTATTTCCCGCTGGTGCTGGTGTTCTGCCAGCGCTGGGTCAAGGATTACGGCCTCGGCAGCCTGACCGCGACCATGCTGCCGTACTGCGCCGGCATCCTGGTGGCCGGCATGGCGCTGACCGTGGGCTGGGTGGTGCTCGACCTGCTGCCGGGACCGGGCGCGAGCGTGTTCGCAGAGGTTCCCGCCGCAGCGAACGGCGGGTGA
- a CDS encoding site-2 protease family protein has product MTETLLLALILVPCLVVAIVFHEVAHGWAALALGDPTAKEKRRLSLNPVRHVDPVGTLVVPGALALFGGPIFGWAKPVPVRQDRLDNPRFGMMAVAAAGPATNLALALAGATLAGLVAGFAFPGEPPAIVMTAMGYFVLINVFLALFNLLPIPPFDGSHIVGGLLPRRYARHWQRAQAMGMALIFVLIALTWAFPGSGVVESVVLPPVLWMQNLYFTYADAVAQLVAG; this is encoded by the coding sequence ATGACCGAAACGCTGCTGCTCGCCCTGATCCTGGTCCCCTGCCTGGTGGTGGCCATCGTCTTTCACGAGGTTGCCCACGGCTGGGCCGCGCTGGCACTGGGCGATCCCACCGCGAAGGAGAAGCGCCGCCTGTCACTGAACCCGGTGCGCCACGTCGATCCGGTCGGCACGCTGGTGGTGCCGGGCGCGCTGGCGCTGTTCGGCGGCCCGATCTTCGGCTGGGCCAAGCCGGTACCGGTGCGACAGGACCGGCTCGACAACCCGCGCTTCGGCATGATGGCGGTCGCCGCCGCCGGCCCTGCGACCAATCTCGCGCTGGCGCTTGCCGGAGCGACGCTGGCGGGGCTCGTCGCCGGGTTTGCCTTTCCTGGCGAGCCGCCCGCGATCGTGATGACGGCCATGGGCTATTTCGTGCTCATCAACGTCTTCCTGGCGCTGTTCAACCTGCTCCCGATCCCGCCTTTCGACGGCTCGCACATCGTCGGCGGACTGCTTCCCCGGCGCTACGCCCGCCACTGGCAGCGGGCGCAGGCGATGGGCATGGCGCTCATTTTCGTGCTGATCGCGTTGACCTGGGCCTTTCCCGGCAGCGGCGTGGTGGAGAGCGTCGTGCTTCCCCCGGTCCTGTGGATGCAGAACCTCTATTTCACCTACGCCGACGCGGTCGCGCAGCTGGTGGCGGGATGA
- the truB gene encoding tRNA pseudouridine(55) synthase TruB, whose protein sequence is MSDDRAKPHGWLILDKPPGLGSTQAVGAVKRNLREGGYPKVKVGHGGTLDPLAEGVLPIALGEATKLSGRMLDSDKTYEFSVQFGEETDTLDAEGEVVARSDNRPPRAAIAAVCEHFTGKIEQVPPRYSALKVDGRRAYDLARSGEEVDLEKRAITVHSLDLLGGGADERVSSTFATTLGRPDPYDPQAPLELAETATFVARVSKGTYIRSLARDIAHALGTVGHVTYLRRTKAGPFDEQRAISLDLLNEIGKGAPLRDIILPLEAGLDGIPALTLDPESEQAVRQGRVVSGLPHADGLWFATSERDVPVALIQLTGGATKIVRGFNV, encoded by the coding sequence ATGAGCGATGATCGCGCCAAACCCCACGGCTGGCTGATCCTCGACAAGCCGCCGGGCCTCGGCTCGACGCAAGCGGTCGGCGCGGTGAAGCGCAATCTGCGCGAAGGCGGCTATCCGAAGGTCAAGGTGGGCCACGGCGGCACGCTCGATCCGCTGGCCGAAGGGGTGCTGCCGATCGCACTGGGAGAGGCGACTAAGCTGTCGGGCCGGATGCTGGACAGCGACAAGACATATGAATTCAGCGTGCAATTTGGGGAGGAGACCGACACTCTGGACGCCGAAGGTGAAGTCGTCGCCCGCTCTGACAATCGCCCGCCGCGCGCCGCCATTGCCGCAGTCTGCGAGCATTTCACCGGCAAGATAGAGCAGGTGCCGCCCCGATATTCCGCGCTGAAGGTGGATGGCAGGCGCGCCTACGACCTTGCCCGGTCGGGAGAGGAGGTGGATCTGGAAAAGCGGGCGATCACCGTCCATTCGCTCGATCTGCTTGGCGGCGGGGCGGACGAGCGCGTTTCCTCCACCTTCGCCACGACGCTGGGGCGACCGGACCCGTATGACCCCCAGGCTCCGCTCGAACTGGCCGAGACTGCAACGTTTGTCGCCCGCGTCAGCAAGGGCACCTATATCCGATCGCTGGCACGGGACATCGCGCACGCTCTTGGAACGGTGGGCCATGTCACCTACCTCAGACGCACGAAGGCCGGCCCGTTCGACGAGCAACGGGCGATTTCGCTGGACTTGCTGAATGAAATCGGCAAGGGCGCGCCACTTCGAGACATCATCCTGCCGCTGGAGGCGGGGCTGGACGGTATCCCGGCCCTCACCCTCGACCCGGAGAGCGAGCAGGCGGTCCGCCAGGGCCGTGTCGTTTCCGGATTGCCCCATGCCGACGGGCTCTGGTTCGCGACGTCGGAACGCGATGTTCCGGTGGCGCTCATCCAGCTGACCGGCGGCGCGACGAAGATCGTCAGGGGCTTCAACGTCTGA
- the rpsO gene encoding 30S ribosomal protein S15, with amino-acid sequence MSVTAEKKQEIIKDNATAKGDTGSPEVQVAILTERIRNLTEHFKDHHKDNHSRRGLLKMVNKRRSLLAYLKKTDLQRYNALIQKLGLRK; translated from the coding sequence ATGTCGGTTACCGCCGAGAAGAAACAGGAAATCATCAAGGATAACGCCACCGCGAAGGGCGATACCGGCTCCCCCGAGGTGCAGGTCGCCATCCTGACCGAGCGTATCCGCAACCTGACCGAGCATTTCAAGGACCACCACAAGGACAACCATTCGCGTCGTGGCCTGCTCAAGATGGTCAACAAGCGTCGCAGCCTGCTGGCCTATCTCAAGAAGACGGACCTGCAGCGCTACAACGCGCTGATCCAGAAGCTGGGTCTTCGCAAATAA